One Punica granatum isolate Tunisia-2019 chromosome 3, ASM765513v2, whole genome shotgun sequence genomic window carries:
- the LOC116201495 gene encoding uncharacterized protein LOC116201495 isoform X2 — MRVVEAHSVRRMSVVGLSYGGFIGYSIAAQYPAAVESLVICCSAVCMEEKDLKDGVFRISDLEEAAEILVPQTPDRLRELMGFTLYQGQPLRLIPSCILNDFIHVLSCP, encoded by the exons ATGCGGGTCGTGGAGGCCCACTCG GTGAGGAGGATGAGCGTGGTGGGGCTAAGCTACGGTGGGTTCATCGGGTACAGCATCGCGGCACAGTACCCTGCGGCAGTGGAGAGTCTGGTAATATGCTGCTCGGCCGTGTGCATGGAGGAGAAGGACCTGAAGGACGGCGTCTTCAGGATCTCTGACCTCGAGGAGGCGGCGGAGATTCTCGTCCCCCAGACCCCTGACCGCCTTCGGGAGCTCATGGGCTTCACCCTTTACCAGGGACAGCCTCTCCGCCTCATCCCTTCTTGCATTCTCAATGACTTCATTCAT GTTTTGTCCTGTCCGTGA
- the LOC116201495 gene encoding uncharacterized protein LOC116201495 isoform X1 — MRVVEAHSVRRMSVVGLSYGGFIGYSIAAQYPAAVESLVICCSAVCMEEKDLKDGVFRISDLEEAAEILVPQTPDRLRELMGFTLYQGQPLRLIPSCILNDFIHVSDSIS; from the exons ATGCGGGTCGTGGAGGCCCACTCG GTGAGGAGGATGAGCGTGGTGGGGCTAAGCTACGGTGGGTTCATCGGGTACAGCATCGCGGCACAGTACCCTGCGGCAGTGGAGAGTCTGGTAATATGCTGCTCGGCCGTGTGCATGGAGGAGAAGGACCTGAAGGACGGCGTCTTCAGGATCTCTGACCTCGAGGAGGCGGCGGAGATTCTCGTCCCCCAGACCCCTGACCGCCTTCGGGAGCTCATGGGCTTCACCCTTTACCAGGGACAGCCTCTCCGCCTCATCCCTTCTTGCATTCTCAATGACTTCATTCATGTAAGTGATTCTATCTCTTAA
- the LOC116200583 gene encoding stemmadenine O-acetyltransferase-like, which yields MVGALQYITITRLDICYAVNLVSQFMYAPRKPHLQAAKRILRCPTFHDWLCCVCRTKLETLWIQQLLLDIEFHASSLIIACCDNISATYLAARPIQHQWSEHIVVDYHFVWERIQRRDLLVRYVPTSTQLANIFTKNLSVSSFQGYCRNLPLSFLDQISPPVYIPLVLFYSGETDGETRLYRADISTRLKSSLSETLTRYYPLSGRLRDNLAVECNDEGVPFLETRVVCRLSDMVQNPDTLELRKLVPFVINAADDVILGVQFNVFECGGIAVGICLSHKVADGLSVFVFIRTWAAICRGEVNVVSPEFLSATLFPPKDLSMYEPSTGIVTENIVSKRFVFKSNGIELLKAKYSAGIDSLNQRPPTRVKALSTFIWSRFASSTQVFSQAAKLCFLLHAVNLRTQFDPPLTEHSFGNLCRVAITFLSPGMNGGCGDLVTRVRETIAGIDRAYVERLREGDEHLSFINQASEMYRKGEMISLNVTSWCRFSIYEANFGWGKPTRVGSPALPYGNLAYIHLKEEDMVKFESDEELQKYIAGIA from the exons ATGGTGGGTGCTTTACAATACATTACTATTACAAGACTTGACATTTGCTATGCTGTGAATTTAGTCAGTCAGTTCATGTACGCTCCTCGCAAGCCTCATCTTCAGGCGGCAAAAAGAATCCTTCG ATGCCCGACATTTCATGACTGGCTGTGCTGTGTTTGTCGAACCAAACTTG AGACCTTGTGGATTCAACAATTACTCCTTGACATCGAGTTTCATGCTTCTAGCTTGATAATAGCATGCTGTGATAACATCAGTGCCACATATCTAGCTGCCCGTCCAATTCAACACCAATGGTCCGAGCACATTGTGGTGGATTACCATTTCGTTTGGGAACGAATTCAACGAAGGGATCTTCTTGTTCGCTATGTACCTACATCAACTCAGTTGGCAAACATATTTACCAAGAATCTCTCTGTTTCCTCGTTTCAAGGATACTGTCGCAATCTGCCA CTCTCATTCCTTGATCAAATCTCGCCTCCGGTCTACATCCCCTTAGTACTCTTCTATTCCGGGGAAACTGATGGGGAGACGAGACTCTACAGAGCGGATATATCGACCCGCCTGAAGAGTTCCTTGTCTGAGACCCTGACTCGTTACTACCCACTGTCTGGCCGGCTTAGGGACAACCTTGCCGTGGAGTGTAATGATGAGGGAGTCCCCTTCCTGGAAACAAGAGTGGTGTGCCGTCTCTCCGATATGGTTCAGAACCCGGATACATTAGAGCTGCGGAAGTTGGTTCCTTTTGTTATTAATGCAGCCGATGATGTAATCCTGGGTGTGCAGTTCAATGTGTTCGAGTGTGGTGGCATTGCCGTAGGCATATGCCTCTCTCACAAAGTGGCGGATGGACTGTCTGTTTTCGTGTTTATAAGAACTTGGGCTGCTATTTGCCGTGGAGAAGTAAACGTGGTGTCACCGGAGTTCCTGTCCGCCACGCTCTTCCCACCAAAGGACTTATCAATGTACGAACCCAGCACGGGAATCGTGACTGAGAACATTGTCTCAAAGAGGTTTGTATTTAAGTCCAATGGGATAGAGTTGCTCAAAGCAAAATACAGTGCAGGGATCGACTCGCTGAACCAACGACCACCAACTCGTGTCAAGGCACTATCTACATTCATATGGAGCCGATTCGCATCCTCAACCCAAGTCTTCTCACAAGCCGCGAAGCTATGCTTCCTGCTTCATGCCGTGAACCTGAGGACCCAGTTCGACCCACCATTGACGGAGCACTCCTTCGGGAACCTGTGCAGAGTTGCAATCACGTTTCTGTCTCCAGGCATGAACGGAGGTTGCGGTGACCTCGTGACGAGGGTGAGGGAGACTATAGCAGGGATTGACAGGGCATATGTCGAGAGACTTCGAGAGGGGGATGAGCACTTGAGCTTCATCAATCAGGCAAGTGAGATGTACCGCAAAGGGGAGATGATATCCCTCAACGTCACTAGCTGGTGCAGGTTCTCCATATATGAGGCCAATTTCGGGTGGGGGAAGCCCACGAGGGTCGGTTCGCCCGCCCTGCCATACGGGAATTTAGCATACATTCACTTGAAGGAGGAAGACATGGTTAAGTTTGAAAGTGATGAGGAGTTGCAAAAGTACATCGCCGGAATTGCTTAA